A window of Ananas comosus cultivar F153 linkage group 4, ASM154086v1, whole genome shotgun sequence contains these coding sequences:
- the LOC109708760 gene encoding 17.9 kDa class I heat shock protein-like: MSLVRRSNIFDPFSLDLWEPFEGFPFGGALSFPRPSASFPAETASFAGARIDWKETPEAHVFKADLPGVKKEEVKVEVEEGNVLQISGERTREKEEKNDTWHRVERSSGKFLRRFRLPDNAKVDQVKAAMENGVLTVTVPKEDVKKPQVKSVQISG, from the coding sequence ATGTCTCTGGTTCGGCGAAGCAACATCTTCGATCCCTTCTCCCTCGACCTGTGGGAGCCCTTCGAGGGCTTCCCCTTCGGCGGCGCCCTCTCGTTCCCGCGCCCCTCGGCGTCCTTCCCCGCGGAGACAGCGTCGTTCGCGGGCGCCCGCATAGATTGGAAGGAGACGCCGGAGGCGCACGTGTTCAAGGCGGATCTGCCGGgggtgaagaaggaggaggtgaaggtggaggtggaggagggcAACGTCCTGCAGATCAGCGGCGAGCGCACcagggagaaggaggagaagaacgACACCTGGCACCGCGTGGAGCGCAGCAGCGGCAAGTTCCTACGCAGGTTCCGCCTCCCCGACAACGCCAAGGTCGATCAGGTCAAGGCCGCCATGGAGAACGGCGTGCTCACCGTCACCGTCCCCAAGGAGGACGTCAAGAAGCCCCAGGTCAAGTCCGTCCAGATCTCCGGCTGA